Sequence from the Trichocoleus sp. genome:
GGAAGAGTTGCCAGACAGAAACCGATGATTTCAGTTTTGAAGGGAACTGGTTCTGGATTTTCAGCAGCAATCAACTCGCCAGTCACACCAATTGCAGACTCGCCAGGTGGGTTAGCAGTCGCTGATTTCAATGGCGATGGCAACCTGGATGTGGCGGCTATTAGTGCAGGTAATGTTGGACTCGACTCAGCTAGCAAACAGCGGGTAGCAATTTTATTCGGTGACGGAACAGGTAAGTTTGGCAACGAAAAGGAGATCTTCTTAGGCATAGATACTTCCGCTGTTGTTAGCGCTGACTTCAACGGTGATGGCTTACCCGATCTAGCGATTGGAGGTCAGGGTGAAACAATTGTCGATGTTGATGATATTGGTGCCACTGTCTCAGTTCTTCTATCAAATGGTGCGGGTGATTTTAGTTCGCCCAATACCATACCCATTAAAGCCCGCTCTGGAAGCTCTTCTTTTCCCTTGTTTACTGCCGATTTCAATAGTGATGGCAAAATCGATCTAGGAAACGGTAATTGGTACTTGGCAGGAGATGGAACTGGTCAATTTGCAACACCTTATGACTTTGGACTTTCTAATGATCAGATCGCCACTGGAGACTTTAACAGTGATGGCAAACTAGACGTAGTTGGTTATATTTCGACCAGCAGTTCTTTCAGTAGTGTAGAGGGCATTTCAACTTCGTTAGGAAATAGTGCTGGACGCTATAGTTTCCCTGGACTTGCATTCACAAGCAATCTTCCCAGCGCAATTGTAACAGGTGACTTCAATCGAGATGGTAAGCCAGATCTGGCTTTGCTAAACGGGAGTACTTCCGGAACAATTACAGTTCTTTTAAACCGTACAACTAGCTCGGATTCACTGGTCATTAGCGGTGACACGATTGATGCTTCAATTATATTGGGTGGATTAATCCTTGACCTAAAGGAAGGAACACTGCGAATAGGCGGAATCAACAGACCTCTCAATGGTATTTACCAAAGCGTGCGAGCCACAGAACAAGCTGATCGGGTCACAGGGAGCAAGCGCGGAGAGTACATTGATGGGCTAGCTGGCAATGATGTAATCGTGGGTGAAGACGGTAACGATTCTCTAATTGGTGGTTTCGGGAATGATGCTTTGACTGGTAGCAAAGGTAAAGATGAGTTTGTCTTCAACAACGGGGAAACATTTATTAGCATTCAATCAATTCCCTTTAATCGGGCAATGGGTGTTGACAAAATAACCGATTTTGAGAGTGGTAAAGACAAAATTAAGCTGTATCGGGATACTTTTACTGCCTTGACAGGTCGTCGTATCAGTTTCGAGTCTATTGAAACGAAAAAAGCAGCTCAAAAGAGCAAAGCGTTCATCACCTACATTTCCAAAACTGGTAGCTTATTTTACAACCAAAATGGCGCGAAGTTTGGATTTGGATCAGGTGGGCAATTTGCCGACCTTGCCAATGGATTAGAGTTGCAGGCTAAAGACTTCCTATTGTCTTAGTGCAATTTCTGATTCTTATAATGCGTCAGCGATAGCATAGCGGCACGGTCTAACATAGGGCTTACTGAAAAAGTGTTTTGCGAGTTTTGAGAAGGCTGACAGTTAAATTTTGGAACTCTCTAGAACTTAAGCAGCAGTCAGGGCGAATTGAGGATCGCGCCACTGCCGCTGCCATCGGTTGAACTGAAACACTGCCTGAAGGAGCACAACGCTCCAAAAAACAAAAAGAAGTTGCCGGAGCAACTGCTCCAGATTCATCACCAGGAACGTCATTGCAATCGCTGTTTCTGCCGTTGGCGCGAGTTTCGCCATGACACGAGCTAAACTGAAGTGACGCTTGCCCACACCAAACTTGCCCTCCACCTGATTGCGAATCGCTGCATCTGCTTGGGCTTGCCTTTGGATTTGGGCTTGTTCGCTCTGTTTGGGTCTGCCTAACGGTTTTCCACTCAAACGAATCCCCCGTTCTCGGCAATACTGATGGTTGGCACGGGTGCGGTAGATCTGGTCAGCATGAATTGAGGCAGGATAGTGACCAAAGCGTTGCTGGAAGCGTTCGATTTGCGTTGGCAAATGGGTCGATTCGTTGAAGTTGTTCCAGTCGAGATGCTCTAAAAACACATAGCCATCGACACAACTGATGGCAATCTTGGCACCGAATGGTATTGTCAACTTAACCAGAGATATTCAAAATTA
This genomic interval carries:
- a CDS encoding FG-GAP-like repeat-containing protein; translation: MAVFYGTGGGQFAAVQKFKIEAIAPNPNYEFEQQQYAAYQTALQNYQNYINSLPANVTPSPFIYPNPPSPPSQTRIVPVSVRSPSVGDIDRDGRLDLITIGSYYSLEGRVARQKPMISVLKGTGSGFSAAINSPVTPIADSPGGLAVADFNGDGNLDVAAISAGNVGLDSASKQRVAILFGDGTGKFGNEKEIFLGIDTSAVVSADFNGDGLPDLAIGGQGETIVDVDDIGATVSVLLSNGAGDFSSPNTIPIKARSGSSSFPLFTADFNSDGKIDLGNGNWYLAGDGTGQFATPYDFGLSNDQIATGDFNSDGKLDVVGYISTSSSFSSVEGISTSLGNSAGRYSFPGLAFTSNLPSAIVTGDFNRDGKPDLALLNGSTSGTITVLLNRTTSSDSLVISGDTIDASIILGGLILDLKEGTLRIGGINRPLNGIYQSVRATEQADRVTGSKRGEYIDGLAGNDVIVGEDGNDSLIGGFGNDALTGSKGKDEFVFNNGETFISIQSIPFNRAMGVDKITDFESGKDKIKLYRDTFTALTGRRISFESIETKKAAQKSKAFITYISKTGSLFYNQNGAKFGFGSGGQFADLANGLELQAKDFLLS
- a CDS encoding transposase codes for the protein MTIPFGAKIAISCVDGYVFLEHLDWNNFNESTHLPTQIERFQQRFGHYPASIHADQIYRTRANHQYCRERGIRLSGKPLGRPKQSEQAQIQRQAQADAAIRNQVEGKFGVGKRHFSLARVMAKLAPTAETAIAMTFLVMNLEQLLRQLLFVFWSVVLLQAVFQFNRWQRQWRDPQFALTAA